The Acidobacteriota bacterium genome segment CAGGAGAGCAGTTCCGACCAGCGCCCGCACTGGATCAGGTGGCTGGCCCCGATCACGTGAACCCGGAAGTCCAGGTCGAGGTGGCGCAGGCCAGCCGAGGACACGACCTTGAAGCGGGAGGTGTCGATGGCCTGCCGAAACAGGCAGAGGCGTAGATTTCGGTGGGAAGTGTCCTGGTATTGTACGGCGAGCCCCGGCCTGCGATTCTCAACCGGTCGCTCGGTGCATGACAGGGAAGATGGTTGCGGCACCGTCGTTTGGATCCTGTGGTGAAGGCTGTCGGTCAGAGCCCGTGCCGGGCGCCCATTGCCGGTGAGAACTACCGGCTAGGCTCTGAAGATCCTGACCCGGCTGGGGCTGATTTTTTCCGAGATGCCGACCTCGAAGGGGTCGCCCTCATACTTCTCGATGAAGAGCTGAAACTCATCGCAATCGAACTTCCAGTAGTAGAATCCCTCGCCCTCCGGCCCGTCGTCCTTGAAGTAACCGGCCTCGGCGCTTTCCCGGTAGTTCCATCGCTTGCCCTGATACTCGATGAAACGGGACCGTGACCTCTCCTCGTCCATTTGGGCCAGATCTTCCTCGGAGACGCCGATGGCTTCCAGGTGCAGCTCACCCTGCCTCTGAAGGGTGATTTCCAGTTCGTCGTCCTCGGACCACTCCAGGAATACCCTCTTGCCGGCGCTGAAGCCGCTCAACTCGAACCACTGCTCGTCGTTGGACTCGTAGCGGTTCAGTCGGTCCACGGTAAAGGAGAGGTCCTCGTAGGAGTGTCCGGCTCCGGAAAGGATGATGTTGTCCCCCCGGGTTGCATCCTTGATGGTGAGGTTGGCCAGGTCGGCTCTCTGGGGCAAGGCCTCCGCCTTGGGCTTTTTCTTGCGAAGCGCCCTGTAGAGGAGATAGCCCGCCAGGCCCAGCAGGATCAGGATGAGGACTTCGGTCATGGCGAGGTGCAGTCTGCCCCCGGCCTACGGCCTTTTGGAGGACTCCACCTCGGCCTTCAGCCTGTCCAGCTCGCTGTCGGTGGTGGAGACATCCAGGGCGGCAAACTCTTTTTCCAGATCGGGGTCGGCGCCGACCGACATGTTCTCGTAGGCCTTGGCAGTGGCCTCTTCCCGGTTGACGGCCTCCTCGAAACGCGAAATGGAAGCAAAGGCGTTGTCGTCGGTTCCCAGACCGCTCATCACCTGGGCCATCTTCTTCTGGGCGTTGGCGGCGTTCTTCCGGGCGATGAGCGTGCTGGCCTTGCGCTTGGACTCGTCGATCTTGCGGCGGAGCTGCTCTACCTGGTTCTTGAGCTTGTCGCGGGCGGCCACGCCTTGATCCACCGCATCCTTGAGAGATGCCGCCTGCTGGTCGCATTCGGTCTTCTTGGCCAGGGCTTTCCTGGCCAGATCTTCGTTGCCCGCCAGCAGGGCCTTCCGGGCCTTGCCTTCCCAGTCCTTGGACTGCTCCAGATGCTTGCCGTACTCGGCTTCCAGGCGATTGCAGTTGCTCATGGCATCGGCGGCGGACCGGATCACCCGGTGAAGCTGGTCCTCCATGTCCCGAATGCTCTGCCGCAGGGTCGACTCGAAGGTGGCATCCTCCAGTTTGTCAACGCCTTCGTTGAGCTTGCCCTTGCTGACTCGAAACAATCTGTCCAGGATCCCCATGGTTGTCGACTCCTTTGGTAAGAAAAGCGGGTCAGGCACTCCGAAACTAACCCAGCAGGTCCCTGGCCTCGCAGACATCCCCGACCAGGAAGCTGATGCAGGAGAGGATATCGTCCCGATCGTCCTCGCCCAGGCTCTGCAGCTTGGCAAAGTTGTTCAGGGTGATGGCCGTCTTGCCGTTCTCCAGGTCGTAAAGCTGGAAGGCGGAGGTGGAGATGCCGTTCTGGGCATCCAGCATCCGTGCCATCAGGGCAGGGGTGACCGAACCGGAATCCACCACCTGGCAGGAGACCGTGTTGTAGAGAATGTCGTGTTCCAACACGCAGGAGACCGAGATCCCGCTCTCCAGGTCCCTGATCTGAAGGGTATCGCCTTCCACCTTGACCACCTCGTAACCCGCGTTGGCAACGATTTCCTCCACCTCATCGATCATCGGATCCGCCATCGAGAAACCTCCCTGAGCAACGTTCCAAAGCGCATGCACGACGCCGCCATTATGGCAGCAACGGCCGGGATTATCAATGGTGGGGGAATGAGAGGACCGCCAGAGTATGAGGCCGGAAGCCTTCGAACTCGAAGGGATTCGTGTTCAATGAGGGGTAGCCTGGTTTCGAGCTTTGACAAGCTATGGCGTGGAGCTATGACAAGCTACTACGGGCTCGCGGGGAGGTTACATCTCTGGCAGGCAACGTAATTCGTCGATCACTTATTCGAGAAAATGATCGGCAATACCCTTCGGTGTACATGGATGATCGACAAGCAGGACCACCACAAGGCCAGCCCTACCACAGTCGGCGAACTCCGTAGCGGTCGAAAAGAGACTCACTGGATAAAAGAACCAGGTTGCGGGCCAGCGCCTGGGCGATGAGTATTCTGTCGTAGGGGTCACGATGGGGACCCGGCATGGCGCCGGCGCGGGCAGCGTCTTCGACGGTGATTGAAAGTTCCTCGAAACCCTGGCGGGCTATAACTGCGGTGAAGTCAGCAGCGATCGGATCGGATCCCGGCAATTTGCCGAGTCGATGTTTGGTAGTGATTTCCCACGCCGTTGCCGCGCTTATCAGTTTCTCGTTGGATGGGTCGAAAACGGCGCGACGCACCGCCTCAGGTAGTCGGCTGCTGTCGGTAAGCCACCAAATCAGTGCGTGGGTGTCGAACAGTAGCTGCAATCTCAACCGCCTTCCCACGCTTTCAACTCTTCCTCGGGCAGCGGGTCGAAGAAACTGTCCGGAAGGACAAATTTCCCTTTGAAGACGTCGGGTCGAGGCCTGCCCCGCGTTGGGACAGGCGCCAGACGCGCCACCGGCTTGCCGTTGCGGGCAATGATGACCACCTCACCTGCCTCGGCTTGTGCCAGCAGGCGCGACAGGTTGGTTTTTGCTTCATGGACATTCACGGTGATCATCGCAAACCCTTCTGGGAACTAGTTAGCTAAGAATATAGCTAACAAGGGAATTTGTCAATCGTAGCGTCGTTTGGGATTACCCACAACATCACCGATACCAGCCCCGTTAGCCCCTACCAGTAGGAGCCCATCCAGGTGGCTTCCTGGGGAATCTTCATGGGAGGATACCTGCGGATGGCCTCTTCGTCGATGTCGGTGCCCAGGCCCGGGCCCTGGGGGATGGTGAGGTACCCGTCGCGGTACTGGATGGGCTCGGTGAGGACCTGGTTGTAGCGCTCCAGGTAGGGGTAGAAGAATTCCTGGATCTGAACGTTGGGAATGCAGGCGTCCAGATGCAGGCTGGCCACGGTGGACAGGGGACCGTTGGAGTTGTGGGGCTGGACGCTGACGTAGTAGGTCTCGGCCATGGCCGCGATCTTCTTCAGTTCCAGGATGCCGCCCGCGTGGCAGATGTCGGGCTGGATGATACGGGCGGCCTGCTTTTCCAGCAGCGGCCGGAAGTCCCAGCGGGTGTAGAGGCGCTCGCCGGTGGCGACCGGGATGCGAATGGCCCGCTGCACCTCGGCCATGGCGTCGATGTTGTCGGGCGGAATGGGTTCCTCGTAGAAGAAGGGGTCCAGCGGTTCCAGCTTGTGGGCGATCCGAATGGCGCTCCACATGTTGAATCGGCCGTGGCATTCGATGAGCAGATCGATGTCGGGGCCCACGGCCTCGCGAACCGCCTGGACCGACTCCAGGGCGTAGTTCTCCTCGCTCCTGGAGATGACCTGTCCGCCGTCGCGGAAAGGGTCCCATTTCATGGCCGTAAATCCCTGATCCACCATGGCCTGTGCCTGGCGGGCCACCGATTCGGGGGTGTCCTCGTCCCCGGTCTCGGTCACCACGCCCTGGAAGGCCCAGGCATTGGCGTAGGCCCGAACCCGGTCCCTCAGGCGCCCTCCCAGCAGCTGGTGGACGGGAACCCCCAGAGCTTTGCCCTTGATGTCCCAGAGGGCCTGCTCCACCCCGCTCAGGGCGGCCAGTTGGATGAGCTGCCCGTACCAGAAGGTCTGCTTGTAGAGGGAGTTCCAGATCAGCTCGATCCGGTGGGGATCCCTGCCGATGAGAAAGTCTTTGAACGACTCCAAGGCCCGGATCAGCAGGGGGTCGTGGCGCTCCATGGAGGACTCGCCCACGCCGGTCAGGCCCACGTCGGTGTAGAGCTTCACGAAGATCCAGTTGGCGTGGCCTCCCGCCATGTGGAACACTTTCAGATCGGTGATTTTCACGGTTGACTCTCCGGGGACGGCATGACTGGCAGAGAAGATGGTTAGATCACGGCAGGTTCCAGCGCACGGCCTCCACAAAGGGGCAACTCTGTCCACCCTGGCGGGAGTTGCCGTAGTAGAGGGTCAGCAGATGGCCCGAGTCCAGGCGGATGGTGCAGGGATAACCGCCGCCGCCCGAGGAGTGGTACCCGAGCATGAGCTTTCGGGTCCGGTCCCAGGTTTGTCCCTCGTCCCGACTCAGCAGCGCCTGGGCGCCATAGGGTGGGTGGCGCACCCCGTGGCTCAGAACAACGGTGCCGTCGGGCATCTGCAGGAGGCCGGCCGGGTGTTGGCTGGCTCCCGTGACGTAACGCGGCCGGCTCCAGTGACGGCCCCCGTCACTCGATTCGGCCAGGGCGCTGCGTCCGGGGGGCTTCTGTTCTTCCCGCATCGCCGCCAGCAGCTTTCCCGACTTCAGACGGACCAGGTTGGTCTCGTTGAAGCCGGGGGCAATCAGGCTGCGGTCTCCCCAGCTTCGACCGCCGTCGCGGGAGCGGTACAGGTAGCTGAAGTGCCTGGGGGATGATTGCTGGCCGGCCTCACCCTCCTCGCCCTCAACGTAAGCATAGAGAGGCATCAGAACCGTCCCGTCGGGAAGCTGGAGGATGGAGGAATAGGAAGCCAGGGCCAGGGAATCGGGATCGTCGGGAATCTTCACCGGAGAACTCCAGGTTCGGCCGTGGTCGCTCGAGCGCATGACCTGGTAGGCAAGATAGCGTGCCGGGGGGGCATCCTTGCCTCGCAGGATTTGGAAGGTCTCAAAGCCCAACAGCACGGTGCCGTCCCGCAGCACTCCCAGAGCCAGGTTCCCCTCGCTGTCCGGGCCGTCCACCAGGACCCGGGGCTCGCTCCAGTGAAGCCCACCGTCCCCCGACCGGGACGACAGAATACGCCAGTCGGAATCCGCGTCCCACGCCTGAAATACGGCCAGAACCTCGCCGTTGCCCAACCGGCAGACCAGGGGATGACCTCCGCCGCTGCCCGGCGGCCCCTGGTAGACGCGGTTGCGGTCGGCCGGGAGGGATCGGAACAGGTGAACCTGGTCTTCCGGAGCCTCGGCCGTCCAGCCCAGGGAGGCCGGCAGAAGGGCCCAGCCGCAGAGGCAGATGCGCCGCAGGGTTCGCCCCAACCGGGACCTGAACTCCTGGCGTGGATTTCCGGCTTTCATGGCGCGACTTCCTTGTCTCAAGGGGACGTTGTTGAATTACTGGAATAACCTGTGCTGCCGCCTGGAGGGGAGAATCTTACCACAGTGTCTCCGGCGAACCGGCGTAACGGGGAGCCAGGTCGGCCAGGGTCTGGCGGGGGAGGGGGGATGGCGGAATAAGGATGCGGGCGGGACGCCCGCGCTCCCGGGGAGCGTCCCATTTGCATCGCCGGCGGCCTTGTGTGACAATTCCCAACCAGTCCGCGGCGGGGCGTAGCGGACAGACTGCTCGCCCGGCCCTTTCGGCGCCGCTCCCACTTCCACCCCGACCCTTCCCTGGAGAGCCCATGTCACAGCCCCTGATCATCGATTTGCACCTGGACCTGGCCTGGGATGCGCTTTTCTGGAATCGCAACCTCACCCTGACCGCGCACCAGGTGAGGCAACAGGAGGCCGGCGAGCCTCCTCAGGTGGCTTCCGACTACAACGTGGGTCTGTGCACCGTCACCTTCCCGGAGATGCGCCGGGGCAGCGTGGGCATCATGCTCAGCACCATCATGTCCCGGATTGACAGTCGGCGGGGCGCCATGCGCGATGGCATGAGAACCCAGGAGCAGGCCATCGGCATGGGTCGCGGGCACCTGGCCTACTACCAGGTGATGGCTCGACGGGGCCAGATCAAGCCGGTCAAGTCCCTTCAGGACCTGAACGAAGCCGTGGAAGCCTGGAAAGACCCGAGGGACGACACCCCCATCTACCACGTGCTCTCCATGGAGAGCGCCGACCCCATCATCGATCCCGATGACGTGGAGTTCTGGTGGGACGCCGGGCTTCGCGTGGTGGGACCGG includes the following:
- a CDS encoding DUF4178 domain-containing protein; this encodes MTEVLILILLGLAGYLLYRALRKKKPKAEALPQRADLANLTIKDATRGDNIILSGAGHSYEDLSFTVDRLNRYESNDEQWFELSGFSAGKRVFLEWSEDDELEITLQRQGELHLEAIGVSEEDLAQMDEERSRSRFIEYQGKRWNYRESAEAGYFKDDGPEGEGFYYWKFDCDEFQLFIEKYEGDPFEVGISEKISPSRVRIFRA
- the dgoD gene encoding galactonate dehydratase, giving the protein MKITDLKVFHMAGGHANWIFVKLYTDVGLTGVGESSMERHDPLLIRALESFKDFLIGRDPHRIELIWNSLYKQTFWYGQLIQLAALSGVEQALWDIKGKALGVPVHQLLGGRLRDRVRAYANAWAFQGVVTETGDEDTPESVARQAQAMVDQGFTAMKWDPFRDGGQVISRSEENYALESVQAVREAVGPDIDLLIECHGRFNMWSAIRIAHKLEPLDPFFYEEPIPPDNIDAMAEVQRAIRIPVATGERLYTRWDFRPLLEKQAARIIQPDICHAGGILELKKIAAMAETYYVSVQPHNSNGPLSTVASLHLDACIPNVQIQEFFYPYLERYNQVLTEPIQYRDGYLTIPQGPGLGTDIDEEAIRRYPPMKIPQEATWMGSYW
- a CDS encoding type II toxin-antitoxin system prevent-host-death family antitoxin produces the protein MITVNVHEAKTNLSRLLAQAEAGEVVIIARNGKPVARLAPVPTRGRPRPDVFKGKFVLPDSFFDPLPEEELKAWEGG
- a CDS encoding sialidase family protein, whose protein sequence is MKAGNPRQEFRSRLGRTLRRICLCGWALLPASLGWTAEAPEDQVHLFRSLPADRNRVYQGPPGSGGGHPLVCRLGNGEVLAVFQAWDADSDWRILSSRSGDGGLHWSEPRVLVDGPDSEGNLALGVLRDGTVLLGFETFQILRGKDAPPARYLAYQVMRSSDHGRTWSSPVKIPDDPDSLALASYSSILQLPDGTVLMPLYAYVEGEEGEAGQQSSPRHFSYLYRSRDGGRSWGDRSLIAPGFNETNLVRLKSGKLLAAMREEQKPPGRSALAESSDGGRHWSRPRYVTGASQHPAGLLQMPDGTVVLSHGVRHPPYGAQALLSRDEGQTWDRTRKLMLGYHSSGGGGYPCTIRLDSGHLLTLYYGNSRQGGQSCPFVEAVRWNLP
- a CDS encoding type II toxin-antitoxin system VapC family toxin, with product MQLLFDTHALIWWLTDSSRLPEAVRRAVFDPSNEKLISAATAWEITTKHRLGKLPGSDPIAADFTAVIARQGFEELSITVEDAARAGAMPGPHRDPYDRILIAQALARNLVLLSSESLFDRYGVRRLW
- a CDS encoding PspA/IM30 family protein is translated as MGILDRLFRVSKGKLNEGVDKLEDATFESTLRQSIRDMEDQLHRVIRSAADAMSNCNRLEAEYGKHLEQSKDWEGKARKALLAGNEDLARKALAKKTECDQQAASLKDAVDQGVAARDKLKNQVEQLRRKIDESKRKASTLIARKNAANAQKKMAQVMSGLGTDDNAFASISRFEEAVNREEATAKAYENMSVGADPDLEKEFAALDVSTTDSELDRLKAEVESSKRP